AGGGCCGCCCGGCAGCTGTCGAGCTTGCGGCGCAGCTCATCGACTCGCCGGAGACGCTGGGCCCGGGAGGCGTCGTCCAGGGCCAGCTCCCGTGCCAAGCCGAGCAGGCGGGCCACCTCGTCCTGACGGCGCTTGATACCGAGCATTCGCTGGGAGAAGACGGGCAGCCAGCGCGACTCCACCAGCACCTCCCCGGCCAGGCCCATGAGCCGATTCATGGCCTCCGCCGACACGCGCAGGGCGCGCTCGCCGGCCGCCTCGCCTGCCCGCACCGGCAACGGCGCCGGCTTGTCCGCGGGCGGTTGCCGCACCAGCTCGGGCTGGACCGGCTCGGGCGCAGGCGCGGCGGCCGGAGCGGCCGGCTGGACCGCGGCCTGGCCGGACGCCAGGCCGCTGACCGCAGTCTCCAGCTGCTCCACCGCCTCCTGGTGTGCAGCGGTCCAGGCCGCTCCGCTGCCGTCCGGCAGCTGGCTGCACCCGGCCAGAAGCCGGAGTCCGGACCCGAGGATCCCCTCCAGGGCAGGGCCGGGCGGCAGCCGGGACCGCTGGCAAGCCAGGAAGGCCTTCTCCAGAGCCCCTGCCACCCGGGCCGCGCCCTGGAAATCCACCACCCGGGCCGCCCCCTTGATCGCGTGCGTCCCGCGGATCAGGGCCTCCAGACAGCTGGTGTCCTCCGGCCTCTCCCGCCAGGCCTGCACCTGGGCCTCCAGAATGGCCGACTGGCTCTCGGCCTCGGCGCGGAAGAGGTCGAAGACCGACAGACCCCCCAGCTCTTCGATCCCGGGTCGGGGCTTCGTCTTCGCACGCGGCGGTGAAGGCTCCTTGACCGGCGGCGGCTCGGACACCGGCAGTGGTGTCTCCGGTTTGGCCGAAGGGGGGCCGGCGCCCTGTCCGGCCAAGGAAGCCACCAGCGTCTCCACCTCCGCCCGCCGTTCCTGCCACCATTCGACAATCTCCTGCTCGGCGACCTTGGCGCAGCCCGCCAAGAGATCAACCCCGGCGAGCAGGCGGTCGATGTCTTCCTGTTGCAGGCTACGCTCGCCCTTCTGGGCCGAGACCAGGAGATCCTCCATGGCGTGGGCGACGTGCACCGCTGGGGTGAGGTCGACAATACGCGCCGCCCCTTTCAAGGAATGGGCCGCCCGCATCAAGGACTCCAGGAGATCACTGGCCGCCGGATCCCGCTCCAGGGCGAGCAGGTCCGCGGTCAGGGCCGCGCACTGGTTCTCGGCCTCCATCCGGAACAGCTCCAGCATGGACAGGGAGGCGAGATCCGGGCCGAGATGGTCGTGGGAGTCGGTCATGTCAGGCTGTCATTGATGGCACGGAACAAGGCCTCCTCGTCCAGGAAGCCGACGTCGCGGCCGTCCAGGCTGAGGATGCCGGTGGTGTAGGCCGCCTTGGCGGCGGTGACGGTGACCGGCAGGTTGCGCAACATCTCGGCATGGTAGCGAGCCATCCCCCGCACCTGACTGACCGGGAACACGAAGGTCTCGCCCCGGCGGGCCGCGACAATCATCCGCTCCGGGGCGGCATAGCCGGACTCGCCGCTCCCGGTGCTCTCCTTGTCGATGCCCAAAACACCGCCGATGGACACGCAGATCTCGAGCTTGCCCCGGATGTTGACCACCCCTCGCAGGATGGCGCTCCGGCGATGGGGCAGGCTGTGGATGGGGCCCATGGGCACCACCTCCCGGATGAGGGTGGCGGCCAGAGCCAGCCATTCCCGGCCGACCCGGAACACGAAGGCGCTCCTGGCCTTCAGGTCCTTGACCACCTTCTCCCGGGCCAGAGCCACCGTCCACTCCTGCTGGCAGTCGTCCTCCAGGGGCCGATCCAGGAATCGACGTCCAGCCGCGGAATAGACCGGGCAGTTGCGGCAGTGCACCACCCGCCCCAGCTCGGGGCAGCGCTCCCCGCCCCGGCTCCACACCCCGATGCGGGTCCAGCAGTTGACCAACGGCGGGGCAGCATCAGTGATTTCGGTCATGGGCGGGCATCCTGCTTCTCGTCACCGGCCAAAGGCGCCGGCGGCCGATCGGCCAGCCGGCGTGCCCGCTCTCGGCAGGCAGCGGCGCCGGCCCGATCACCCAGGCGCTCGGAGACCAGCCCCAGATGGATCAAGGCCTCCAGGTGCTCGGGGTTCAGGTACAAAGCCTTGCGCAGACACACCGCTGCCTCCTTAAGCTCGCCGGTGGCATCCAGGAGGACGCCCATGAGAAAGAAGGCCTCCGCCTCGCTCCCCTGCTCATGGGCCAGGAAGGCCCCGCACAGGCGCAGGGCCTCGGTGAGCTGGCCCTGGTCCGCCAAGCGTCGAATCGTGTCCAGATCCGGCCGCTCCTGGGGGGGCTTCACCGGTGGCTCCTGCCGGGCCGGCGCCACCAGTGCGGGCAGCGGTGGCGGTGGCGGTAGCCGTGGCGGAGGCGCCGGCGGCTCCGGCCTGGCCTCGGGCGGTCGGGCCACCGCCAGCCTCCGCTGCCCCTTGGCGTAGGCAAAGGCCTGGGCATAGCCGGCATGCACAAAGGGCGAGTCGATCAGGATGCCAGACTCCGCATGGCCCACGAAGAGCAGGCCATCATCCGCCAACATCCGCTCCAAAGCAGCCAGGGCCTGCTCCTGGCACGGGCGATCGAAATAGATGAGCAGATTGCGGCAGAAGATGGCGTCGAAGATGCCCAGATCCTGCGGCAGCTGGGCGTCCAGGAGGTTGCCCGGCCGCAGCCGCACCACGGCCCGCACCGCGTCGGTGATGCGGTACCGTTCACCGATCACGGTGAAGAAGCGATCCCGGAAGCCGAAACGGTGCCCCCGGAAGGAGTGTGCGCCGTACAACCCCTCCCGCGCCCGGGCCAAGGCCCGCCGGCTGATGTCTACCCCCTCGATGCGCAGCCGGTCGCTGGGCCAGGATGCCTGGAGCATGGCCATGGCCAGGGAGTATGGCTCCTCGCCGGTGGCGCAGGGGATGGACAACAGGCGCAGGCGCCGCTCCGGGTGGGCCCGCGCCCAGACCTGCCGGGCGAACTCGGCCAGCACCGCAAAGGCCCGCTCATCCCGGAAGAACCAGGTCTCCGGGACCACCACCTCCTCCACCAGCTCCCCCAGCTCCTGCTCGGACTGGCGGACGCAGGCCAGATAGCCGGCCGGATCCGTAACCCCCAGGGCCCGCATGCGGCGTCCCAGGGCGCGCTTGACCGCCGCGTCCCCGATGGCGGTGATTTTGAGGCCGATGGCGTCCCGCAACAGGTCGGCCACCAGGGATGCATCCATGCCAGCTCCTGGCCTGCCACTAGCCCGGAAAGAGCAGCTGGATGGTGTCGGCGGGCAGGACCCGATCCAGATCGAACCATTGCACCATCTCCCCCTCGCCGCCGCCCCCCATCCGCAGCTCCTCCTCCATGAGCACGCCGCCGGCCCGGAGGCGCACCTGATCGGTGCGGGTAGCCTCGGTCACCCGCTCGGCGATCAGGCCCAACCGGTAGCCTCCCTGGGGGCCGGCACCATGGTCGACGACGATGATGCGGGTGGACAGACGCCGGGCGCATGGCCTGGCCTCCACCAGCCGGCACAGATCAATGACCGGCACCGGCTGGCCCCGCAGGTTCATCATCCCGGCCACGTAGTCAGGGGTGCGCGGAATGCGGCGCAGCCGCACCAGGTGGACAATCTCCACCACCTCCGTCGAGGTCAAGGCGTACCGCCCCTCGCCGATCTCAAACAGCAAGAGGAGCATGCTTGGCTCCGGCCTCCACCTTGAACTGGGAGACACAATCCTGCAGCCCCAGGGCTGCCTGGTGCAGCTGACTGATGGTGGCGCTGGTCTGGGCGAGGGACTCGGCGGTCTGCTGGGTCGCCTCGTTGAGCTGGCTGACCGCCGAGCTGATCTGGCTGGCGCCCAGGGACTGGGCCTCGATCCCTTCGCTCACCGCCTCCACCTGGGGCTCCAGGGACTGCACCTGGTAGATGACCTCGGTCAGCTGGTGGCCGATCTGGCGGATCTCCTCGACGCTCCGCCGGACATCCTCGGCGAACTTGTCGATGCCCATGACGCCGGCGGAGACCGCGGACTGCACCTCCTGGACCATCTGCTCGATATCAAAGGTCGCGACCGCCGTCTGGTCCGCCAGACGCCGGATCTCGGTGGCGACCACCGCGAAGCCGGCGCCATACTCCCCGGCCTTTTCCGCCTCGATGGCGGCATTGAGCGACAAGAGGTTGGTCTGGTCAGCGACCTTGTTGATGGTCTTGACCACGCCGGCGATGTTGGCCGCCTTCTCGCTCAGGATCGACAGCTTCTCGACGATGGTGCCGGTGGATTCCTCCATGCGGGTCATGGTGCGGTCGATGCGCTGCAGTCCGTCGTGGCCATGGGCGGCGGACTTGGCGGTGCCCCTGGCCATGTCCGCCACCTTGCGCATGGTCTCCATCAGGCTGGACGCGGTGGCGGCGATCTCGGTGGTGGAGGCGGCGATCTCGCTGGAGGTGGCGGCGTGCTGGTTGCCCACCGCCTCCTGCTCCCGCGCCGTGGCGGCCAGCTCGGTGATGGAGCTGGTCACCTGGATGCCGGAGCGCTGGATGCGGGACACGAGGTCGGACAGGTTCTCGGCCATGCGGTTGAAGCCCTGGATGAGGACCCCCAGCTCGTCCTGGCGGTCATGGAGGAGACGCACCGTCAGATCCCCGCCCATGATCCGGCTCATGGTGGCGTTGATCCGGGACAAGGGCTCGTCGATGCTGCGGATGAGCAGAACCGAGGCCAACGCCGAGATCAGGATGCCCAGCGCCATGATGGCGACGAAGGCGGTCTTGGACCTGGTGTAGTCTTGCTGGGATTGCTCGTAGACCTCCGCCATCCCGGCGAGATTCTCCTGGACCAGGGCTTGGACCTTCTCGTGGAATTCCTCGCCCAGCGGGTAGAGACGCTCATCCGACCAATGATCCAGGGTGTCCACATCCTTCTGCTGCACCAGGGTGATCAGGCGGGCCGCCATCTCGTCCACGTTCTTCATCAGCGGCCGCATGGCGGCGAGCCACGGCGCCTGGCCCGTGGTACTGGCAGCCTGGGCCTGGGCCGCCCGCCACCGCTCGTCCAGGGTGGCCCTGGCCTGCTCGATCCGGTGCAGGCCCTCGGCCCAGGAGATCTGCTCGAACATCACCTTTTCGGCGTTGGCCATGAGATTGACCTGGACCAGCCCGTCCAGCTCCATAAGGACCTCCAGGGGCAGGCCCTGCTCATGGTACATGACGAACAGCATCCGGTTGGCACTGCCCATGCCCCACAACCCGCCGATGCCACTGCCCACCAGCAACAGCAGCATGAACACCACAAAGATCGCCAACCGCCAGCGGACCCGCAGATCCTTTTGCCACGACATCATGCTCGCCTCCCCTCCCACCTTCCGCTCCCGGCATCCAGCCGGCATCAATCATCATCCCCTGACCTGGAGCCAACACCTCCCGCCCCCCAGAGTCTTCCTCAATCATATAGAAGCGGAAGCCGGCAAGTCAAAGGCCTAAACGCGGGGCCGCCATGTCCGGCCAGGCGGTTCCGTTTTCTTTTCCGGCTGTGCTAGAATGGGTCGTGGTCGCCTTGAGGCGGCGGAAAGCCTATGCCGATGCAACTGCAGGCATGCTGGATCAGGAGGGAAAGGTGAGGAGTGCGGCGTGAAGATTGGCATCGTCAATGATTCCTTCATGGCTCTGGAAAGTCTGCGCCGCGTCGTCAGCTCGGTTCCCGACTACCGGGTGCTGTGGATGGCCCGCAACGGCCGCGAGGCGGTCTCGTTCTGCCAGGCGGATCGCCCGGACCTGGTGCTCATGGATCTCATGATGCCGGTGATGGACGGAGTGGAGGCCACCCGGCAGATCATGAAGACCGCGCCCTGCGCCATCCTGGTGGTGACGGCCACGGTCACCGGCCATGCAGCCAAGGTCTTCGACGCCATGGGCGCCGGCGCCCTGGACGCGGTGGCCACACCGGTCCTGGGCACCGACGGCAAGAGCACCGGCGGACAGGCGCTGTTGCACAAGATCGCCCGCATCGCCAGCCTGTTGGGCCACGGGACCGGCAGGACCGTCGCCCCGGCCCCGACCGCTGCGACCGCACCGGCGGGCCGCTCCGATCAATGCCTCATCGCCATCGGCTGCTCCACCGGCGGCCCCCAGGCCCTGGCCCAGATCCTGTCGTATCTGCCCGCCGACATCCCCGCCTCGCTGGTCGTCATCCAGCACATGGACACCCGCTTCACCGCCGGTCTGGTGGAGTGGCTGCGGGGAACGGTGCAGCTGCCGGTCAAGCTGGCCGTGGAGGGGGATTGCCCCCGGCCGGGCCTCATCCTGGTGCCCAGCACCGAGGGCCATGTGGTCCTGAACGGAAGGGGCTGCCTCAGCTTCACCACCGAGCCTGCGGACAACTACTACCACCCTTCCGCCGATGTCTTCTTCCACAGCGTCGTCCGCCACTGGACGGGCCCGGCCATCGGCGTCCTGCTCACCGGCATGGGCCGGGACGGTGCCGATGGCCTGCTGGCCATGCGCCGGCGGGGCTGGCATACCGTGGCCCAGGACCAGGCCAGCTCGGTGGTCTACGGTATGCCCAAGGCCGCGGCCGACCTGGGTGCTGCGGTGGAGGTCCTGTCCCTTTGTGCCATCGGCCCGGCCCTGGTGGATCTTCTGGCCCCCAAGAGAGGCATCGTCCGTGAGAAAGCCGTCAGCCGCCCCTTCTGATCCCCGCTCCGATCTGGCCGGACAGGGGATCACCGTCCTGTTGGTGGACGATCAGCCGATGATCGCCGAGGCGGTGCGCCGGGCACTGGCCGAGGCGGAGGACATCGCCTTCCACTACTGCTCGGATCCTACCCAGGCCTTGAAGGTGGCGACCCAGGTCAGGCCGACCGTCATCCTCCAGGACTTGGTGATGCCGGAGCTGGACGGGCTCATGATGCTGCGCTTCTTCCGGGTCCATGCCGAGACCGCCCAGGTGCCGGTCATCGTCCTGTCGGTGCGGGAGGAGCCCAAGGTGAAGAGCGAGGCCTTTGCCGTCGGAGCCAACGACTACCTGGTCAAGCTCCCGGACAAGATTGAGCTTATCGCCCGCATCCGCTACCACTCCCGGGCCTACATCAACCAGCTGGAGCGGGACGCCGCTTTCCGGGCTTTGCAGAGGAGCCAGGAGGAGCTGGCCGCCGCGGTCGATCAGCTGGCCGAGGCCAACCGCAGCCTGCAGCGGCTCTCCTCCCTGGACGGTCTGACCGGCATCGCCAACCGCCGCCGCTTCGACGACGTTCTGCACCAGGAATGGCACCGGGCCATGCGCCAGGGCTCTTCCCTGGCGCTCATTCTCCTGGACATCGATTTCTTCAAGCTCTTCAACGACAACTACGGCCACCAGCGGGGAGACGACTGCCTGCGCCAGGTGGCCGGGGTCCTGGAGCGCTCCATGCGCCGGGACGCCGACCTGGCCGCCCGCTATGGCGGCGAGGAGTTCGCCGCCATCCTCCCCAACAGCGACGAGACCGGCGGTCTCGCTGTTGCCAAGGCCATGCAGGCCAACCTGCGCCTCTTGCAGATCCCCCACGCCAAATCCCGGGTCAGCGACCACGTCACCATCAGTGTCGGGGTCTCGGCCACCGTCCCCCGGCGCGACACCGAGCCGGAGCTGCTGGTGGCCGCCGCCGACCGGGGCCTGTACCAGGCCAAAGAAGAGGGCCGCGACCGCATCTGCCCCGCCACCATCGACTGGCCGCAGGGCACCGGCTGATGCTGTTTCGAGCCCCCCCTGCCCTCTCCCACTCCGCCAGCCGACAACCCCTCCTGCCCCCAAGGCGCTTTTGAGAAAAGCCTGGAACGAAGCTATCCTATGTGGTATCCAGGATTCCTTGGGAAGGAGATGCCACCTCAATACCAGGCGCACACATGGCCAGGAAGGAAGACATTGAAGTCGCGCGAATTGAAGCCGGATCACGGAAGTTCAGTGCGACCTGCGACACAGTCAAGCACATCATAACTGTCATCGGTGTGCTTGTCGCATTGCATATCGCCTTCGAAGGCATCAGGCCTTTTCTTGAATCACGCCCAGAGATTATCGATGCTCTGGCCAGGCTTGCGGGGAAAGTGAATGTAGGCAATATCACCGGCTACGTGATCGGAGCTATCTCTGGTGGAGCATGGTATCTCGAGCGAAGAGGCAAGAAACGAGCAATTGCGCGCAAAGGTCAGTACCAAAGGAGAGCCGAGGCCGGTGACATCCATCGTTCCTCAAGCGGTCTCACTCCAACAGGAGACACACCGAAGGAGGACGCGTGATGATTGAAGCCATCTTTTTCGGTCTGAACATACTGCTAGTTCTTCTTCTCTGGAAGAAGATGCTCCGGCCGTCCATCCTTGACCATTTCCGGGATAAACTTTTCGACTTGCGAGAGGAAGTGCGCGATTTTTATGTCCAACGAGGCATTCCCCTCGACAGCAAGAGCTATGTCGAGCTTCGACGGCTCATCAATGGCCACCTTCGGTATTCGGAAAGCATGACCATGGCAGGTACGCTCGGCTTCGCTGCTCTGGTCAACACCAGGCCAGTTGTCGTGAAACAATTGCAGGATGAAATCGAACAACGCTATTCTGTTGATGATGCTGATGTCGCAGAGTTCATCCGCCGGACGCGCGGGAAGGCTACAGATATTCTGTTCGGATATATGCTCCTGTCGGCTGCACCCTGGCTGCTCGTGCTTACCCCCATAGCCGTTATCCTGGCCATTCTTGTGCGGGCCTTTTCGACGAAAATCAAGCGCGGCATCGAAGAAGCTTCCTATCGGTCCGAAGTTCGCTGCCTGGGTGGCGTCACCGCGTAGGTGGCGATCCCGCATGTACGCTCACCGCGGGCGGCCTATTCCTGGGCCGCCCGTTGGTGTCTTCGTGCTTGGGGAGGCCCCATGATCAAGACGATGTGAAGGCTGGCACCGTCAAATAGCCGGCCGTCTTGCACCACCTCCTCACATTGCGACACCCGGCCGTTTAACGCGGAGGATCCCTCCCCTGGGCACGACGTGATCCAGGTAGCCCAAGCCGCCTGACAGGTGGCCCGCGCCGGGGTCACTCACAGCCAAGGACAATTGCTTTTGCCGTCCGCAGCCCTTATAGTTGCCCATGCGTCGCGGCCCGCCAGGCCGGTCTCGGGACCGGCGCTGTGCGGGTGGGGTGGTCAGAGGACCGGATCGTAAGGAGGAGGCAATGGCATCGGTCAACAAGGTGATTCTCGTCGGCAACCTGGGCGCCGACCCGGAAGTGCGCTACTCTCAGAACGGCACTGCGGTGGCCAACTTCCGCATTGCCACCAGCGATGTCTGGAAGAACCCGGATGGCAGCAAGGCCGAGCGCACCGAGTGGCACCGGATCGTCGCCTTTGCCCGACTGGGCGAGGTCTGCGGCGAACTGCTCGCCAAAGGCAAGCAGGTCTATATCGAAGGCCGGCTGCAGACCCGGAAATGGGAAGACCGGGACGGCAACGCCCGCTACACCACTGAAATCGTGGCCCAGACCATGCAGATCCTGGGGCAGCGGGGTGGCCAGGAGGGCGACGCCGGCCGGGACGAGGAGCCGCCCTTCGCCGAGCCCGCGGGCATGGGCAGCGACGTGCCGTTCTGATCACGGCTGACCCATGGCTGTCACGGACTACTACGAGCTCCTGGGGGTCCCCAGGACCGCCTCGGCCCAGGAGATCAAGAAGGCCTACCGGAAGAAGGCCTTGAAGGATCATCCTGATCGCAACAAGGGTGATGCCCAGGCCGAGGAGCGCTTCAAGAAGATCAACGAGGCGTACGCGGTCCTGTCCGACCCGGACAAGCGCCAGCAATACGACACGTTCGGGGCCGCCGGCTTCCAGCAGCGCTTCAGCCAGGAAGACATCCTGCGCAATTTCGACCTGGGCTCGATCTTGAAGGAATTCGGCTTCGGTGGTGGCTTCGCCAGCGCCCGGGGCGGGGCCGCCCCCTTCGGGGCCTTTTCCTTCCAGGCCGGCGGCAGCCCCTTCGCCGGCTTCCAGTCCGACTTCCGGGCTCGACAGCCGGCCGGCCCGCCCCCCCAGGGCGAGGACCTCACCCTGGAGCTGGCGGTGACCCTGGAGGAGGTGCTGGCCGGGGCCGAAAAAACGATCGCCTTGCGGCGGGCTGGCCAGCAGGAGCGGGTGGCGGTGCGGGTTCCGGCCGGCATCCAGGCCGGCAAGAGGCTGCGGGTGGCGGGCAAGGGCCAGCCCTCGCCGGCCGGCGGCCCGCCCGGCGATCTCCTC
This Thermodesulfobacteriota bacterium DNA region includes the following protein-coding sequences:
- a CDS encoding chemotaxis protein CheW, translated to MTEITDAAPPLVNCWTRIGVWSRGGERCPELGRVVHCRNCPVYSAAGRRFLDRPLEDDCQQEWTVALAREKVVKDLKARSAFVFRVGREWLALAATLIREVVPMGPIHSLPHRRSAILRGVVNIRGKLEICVSIGGVLGIDKESTGSGESGYAAPERMIVAARRGETFVFPVSQVRGMARYHAEMLRNLPVTVTAAKAAYTTGILSLDGRDVGFLDEEALFRAINDSLT
- a CDS encoding chemotaxis protein CheW, with translation MLLLLFEIGEGRYALTSTEVVEIVHLVRLRRIPRTPDYVAGMMNLRGQPVPVIDLCRLVEARPCARRLSTRIIVVDHGAGPQGGYRLGLIAERVTEATRTDQVRLRAGGVLMEEELRMGGGGEGEMVQWFDLDRVLPADTIQLLFPG
- a CDS encoding CheR family methyltransferase — translated: MDASLVADLLRDAIGLKITAIGDAAVKRALGRRMRALGVTDPAGYLACVRQSEQELGELVEEVVVPETWFFRDERAFAVLAEFARQVWARAHPERRLRLLSIPCATGEEPYSLAMAMLQASWPSDRLRIEGVDISRRALARAREGLYGAHSFRGHRFGFRDRFFTVIGERYRITDAVRAVVRLRPGNLLDAQLPQDLGIFDAIFCRNLLIYFDRPCQEQALAALERMLADDGLLFVGHAESGILIDSPFVHAGYAQAFAYAKGQRRLAVARPPEARPEPPAPPPRLPPPPPLPALVAPARQEPPVKPPQERPDLDTIRRLADQGQLTEALRLCGAFLAHEQGSEAEAFFLMGVLLDATGELKEAAVCLRKALYLNPEHLEALIHLGLVSERLGDRAGAAACRERARRLADRPPAPLAGDEKQDARP
- a CDS encoding diguanylate cyclase; this encodes MRKPSAAPSDPRSDLAGQGITVLLVDDQPMIAEAVRRALAEAEDIAFHYCSDPTQALKVATQVRPTVILQDLVMPELDGLMMLRFFRVHAETAQVPVIVLSVREEPKVKSEAFAVGANDYLVKLPDKIELIARIRYHSRAYINQLERDAAFRALQRSQEELAAAVDQLAEANRSLQRLSSLDGLTGIANRRRFDDVLHQEWHRAMRQGSSLALILLDIDFFKLFNDNYGHQRGDDCLRQVAGVLERSMRRDADLAARYGGEEFAAILPNSDETGGLAVAKAMQANLRLLQIPHAKSRVSDHVTISVGVSATVPRRDTEPELLVAAADRGLYQAKEEGRDRICPATIDWPQGTG
- a CDS encoding single-stranded DNA-binding protein; amino-acid sequence: MASVNKVILVGNLGADPEVRYSQNGTAVANFRIATSDVWKNPDGSKAERTEWHRIVAFARLGEVCGELLAKGKQVYIEGRLQTRKWEDRDGNARYTTEIVAQTMQILGQRGGQEGDAGRDEEPPFAEPAGMGSDVPF
- a CDS encoding chemotaxis response regulator protein-glutamate methylesterase — its product is MKIGIVNDSFMALESLRRVVSSVPDYRVLWMARNGREAVSFCQADRPDLVLMDLMMPVMDGVEATRQIMKTAPCAILVVTATVTGHAAKVFDAMGAGALDAVATPVLGTDGKSTGGQALLHKIARIASLLGHGTGRTVAPAPTAATAPAGRSDQCLIAIGCSTGGPQALAQILSYLPADIPASLVVIQHMDTRFTAGLVEWLRGTVQLPVKLAVEGDCPRPGLILVPSTEGHVVLNGRGCLSFTTEPADNYYHPSADVFFHSVVRHWTGPAIGVLLTGMGRDGADGLLAMRRRGWHTVAQDQASSVVYGMPKAAADLGAAVEVLSLCAIGPALVDLLAPKRGIVREKAVSRPF
- a CDS encoding methyl-accepting chemotaxis protein, whose product is MMSWQKDLRVRWRLAIFVVFMLLLLVGSGIGGLWGMGSANRMLFVMYHEQGLPLEVLMELDGLVQVNLMANAEKVMFEQISWAEGLHRIEQARATLDERWRAAQAQAASTTGQAPWLAAMRPLMKNVDEMAARLITLVQQKDVDTLDHWSDERLYPLGEEFHEKVQALVQENLAGMAEVYEQSQQDYTRSKTAFVAIMALGILISALASVLLIRSIDEPLSRINATMSRIMGGDLTVRLLHDRQDELGVLIQGFNRMAENLSDLVSRIQRSGIQVTSSITELAATAREQEAVGNQHAATSSEIAASTTEIAATASSLMETMRKVADMARGTAKSAAHGHDGLQRIDRTMTRMEESTGTIVEKLSILSEKAANIAGVVKTINKVADQTNLLSLNAAIEAEKAGEYGAGFAVVATEIRRLADQTAVATFDIEQMVQEVQSAVSAGVMGIDKFAEDVRRSVEEIRQIGHQLTEVIYQVQSLEPQVEAVSEGIEAQSLGASQISSAVSQLNEATQQTAESLAQTSATISQLHQAALGLQDCVSQFKVEAGAKHAPLAV
- a CDS encoding DnaJ C-terminal domain-containing protein, whose protein sequence is MAVTDYYELLGVPRTASAQEIKKAYRKKALKDHPDRNKGDAQAEERFKKINEAYAVLSDPDKRQQYDTFGAAGFQQRFSQEDILRNFDLGSILKEFGFGGGFASARGGAAPFGAFSFQAGGSPFAGFQSDFRARQPAGPPPQGEDLTLELAVTLEEVLAGAEKTIALRRAGQQERVAVRVPAGIQAGKRLRVAGKGQPSPAGGPPGDLLLQIVQSPHPLFEREGSDLVVERVIPFSAAVLGTEIPVPTLDGKTLNVRVPAGIQSQARLRLKGHGLPEQPDGPRGDLLVRIGIQVPRTLSPEQKELMAALAAAGL